GTGGGCTGGTATTCTCCAGCCAGGGTTCTCAGATAAGAAGCCAGGCTTGGGTTCCTCGGGTCGCTAGGTTCCAGGATCCCTCCAGACTATGGGGTCCCAAGGAGAATACCCACCCTTCTCTCAGGCGGTTACCCCCTCCACCACTGCCCACTTCCGGTATCTGAGCGGACACCGAACTATAGACTTTAAGGGAGCCGGAACAGAGAGGATCTGGTTAAAATCCACAAGGATGGGAAGTGAGTAACTTGGGAGCTTGGGGCCTTAGGGGAATAGATCGTTTCCTCCATCCCCAAGAAACCAGGGACCTACTCGTTCCCCTGAAGTGTCTCCCTCACTTAGAAGGGAAGTTTGGGAAACATTACCTCCTGTGACCGGACATTGACTACCTGTCTTTGGGGGGTGGTTGGGAAACAGTCATGCTGGGGCAGGGTAGCAGTAACCCCTGCAGCAGAGGAGGCTGGGGTGATGATCGTCCCACTCTGCCAGCTCCTCCGTCTCAGCTGGGTGCAGGCTGGCTGTTGGCATAGGCCTGGTCTGGGAAGGAAGCCCGTGCCCTGCGGGTCTGGGCACACACTGAGGCGTACAGCTCCGGCTCGGGGCCTGAGGCCTGGGGCTTTGGCTCAGAATCCAGCACCACCTCTGAGTACTTGATGGGGGTTCCGGGGCTGGGGAGATGGCCCTGAGAAGGCCGCAACTGCAGGCTGGTATAGCACATCACTTTTTCTGTAGCCTGGAGATGCAAGGCTGTTAGAAGTTCACTGGACCCTTGGAAAAGCcctcacttccttccctccccccttcctcagCCACAACTGACTCACCGTGACGGGGTCTCTAGGAGCTGGATCTTGCTGGTCTGGCCCTGGTTCTTGAGACAGCCGACCTGGGATAGGGAACAGTAGTAATCTGGTcacttcttgttcttcctcctgcCATCCCTCATCCCACCCACCCAGGACATGCATGGCCTTGGTGCCCCTCCCCTTTGCCAGTTCCCTACCAGTCTGAAGATAAGGTAGGTTCCCATATAGGGGGACCTCTTCCACAGATCCTCCAGAGCTGCAAGACAGAGATGAGGGGATGAGGGGACATCTGGGTAAGGGGGAACTCTCAGTCACCTATCTCTGTTGTCCCTACTCACCGTCCCTGTCCCGGATGGCTTCTGTTCTGGCCACTAGTCCATCGGAACAAGTGCGCAGCCAGTGAGATGAGAAGCAGCAGCGTCGCAGCCCCTAAGAGGGCCCACAATCCCCAGGCCTGAGT
This DNA window, taken from Lutra lutra chromosome 13, mLutLut1.2, whole genome shotgun sequence, encodes the following:
- the SIT1 gene encoding signaling threshold-regulating transmembrane adapter 1 isoform X1, whose amino-acid sequence is MSRGANCTEVTELLVPGIPTVTQAWGLWALLGAATLLLLISLAAHLFRWTSGQNRSHPGQGRSGGSVEEVPLYGNLPYLQTGRELAKGRGTKAMHVLGGWDEGWQEEEQEVTRLLLFPIPGRLSQEPGPDQQDPAPRDPVTATEKVMCYTSLQLRPSQGHLPSPGTPIKYSEVVLDSEPKPQASGPEPELYASVCAQTRRARASFPDQAYANSQPAPS
- the SIT1 gene encoding signaling threshold-regulating transmembrane adapter 1 isoform X3, which translates into the protein MSRGANCTEVTELLVPGIPTVTQAWGLWALLGAATLLLLISLAAHLFRWTSGQNRSHPGQGRSGGSVEEVPLYGNLPYLQTGRLSQEPGPDQQDPAPRDPVTATEKVMCYTSLQLRPSQGHLPSPGTPIKYSEVVLDSEPKPQASGPEPELYASVCAQTRRARASFPDQAYANSQPAPS
- the SIT1 gene encoding signaling threshold-regulating transmembrane adapter 1 isoform X2, which translates into the protein MSRGANCTEVTELLVPGIPTVTQAWGLWALLGAATLLLLISLAAHLFRWTSGQNRSHPGQGRSGGSVEEVPLYGNLPYLQTGRELAKGRGTKAMHVLGGWDEGWQEEEQEVTRLLLFPIPGRLSQEPGPDQQDPAPRDPVTSTSGGALLGKMDQERQWHQHSQGECWGGGWSPAQAVLAARSSLEFALRATPLPSPGVASSPAPDPLSPWPL